A region of Beijerinckia sp. 28-YEA-48 DNA encodes the following proteins:
- a CDS encoding DUF1499 domain-containing protein: MRRLILEEPNSASAIWARRLAVFAIALAGMAVILVRTRAADATAGLSVLGAAIFLACASLLLAGAAAVTIWRMGLRGVGIAVAAVFLALIVLAYPGWLAVQAVRLPVLNDISTDINDPPAFARSARALRGRGGFVPPDVPAERRLAQRRAYPTIQPINIDLEPEEVYQLVLRAAAALHWQVVDQVPPGGRAGIGRVDAVDRSVIMGLPDDITVRIRPLAAQTRIDIRSASRVGRHDFGANASRIQRFSQEMQTQLDAR, from the coding sequence ATGCGGCGGCTCATTCTTGAGGAACCGAATTCAGCGTCGGCCATCTGGGCCCGGCGGCTGGCGGTTTTCGCCATCGCGCTAGCCGGCATGGCGGTTATTCTGGTGCGCACCCGCGCGGCCGATGCCACGGCTGGCCTATCGGTTTTGGGCGCTGCGATCTTCCTCGCCTGCGCCTCCTTGCTGCTCGCAGGCGCCGCAGCCGTCACCATCTGGCGCATGGGGCTGCGCGGTGTCGGCATCGCCGTCGCCGCCGTCTTTCTGGCGCTCATCGTGCTCGCCTATCCGGGCTGGCTGGCGGTGCAAGCCGTGCGGCTGCCGGTGCTCAACGATATTTCGACCGACATCAACGACCCGCCCGCCTTCGCCCGTTCGGCGCGAGCACTGCGCGGACGTGGCGGCTTCGTCCCGCCCGACGTCCCCGCCGAGCGCCGCCTGGCGCAGCGGCGCGCCTATCCCACCATACAGCCGATCAATATCGACCTTGAGCCAGAGGAGGTTTATCAGCTCGTGCTGCGCGCGGCGGCGGCACTCCACTGGCAGGTCGTCGACCAGGTTCCTCCCGGCGGGCGCGCTGGCATCGGCCGGGTGGATGCTGTCGACCGCTCGGTGATCATGGGCCTGCCCGACGACATCACCGTGCGCATCCGCCCGCTCGCGGCGCAGACGCGCATCGACATCCGCTCCGCTTCGCGCGTCGGCCGCCACGATTTCGGCGCCAACGCCAGTCGCATCCAGCGGTTCAGCCAGGAAATGCAAACCCAGCTCGACGCCCGGTAA
- a CDS encoding class I SAM-dependent methyltransferase, with amino-acid sequence MTAQTSPQTSTYVATSGAAYQRFLGRWTESLAREFASFAPPAGGGPLLDAGCGTGSLALELARRFPDRAVHGVDVAQPYVDYANARASEGRPIFAKASATDLPFSDATFAASYAQLVINFIPQPQQALSEMIRVTKPGGAVSATIWDFRGGLVYQRLFWDAASGVDPGAGAARDKHFSTPLAKLDPLLALWRQSPLRDVRFASLHTRMDYASFDDYWEPLTGGQGPVGVYIDALAPALRDNIRDHVRQAYLAGDPDGPRSMVATAWAVSGLRPQD; translated from the coding sequence ATGACCGCACAAACATCGCCCCAGACATCGACCTATGTCGCCACGAGCGGCGCGGCTTATCAACGCTTTCTCGGGCGCTGGACGGAATCGCTGGCGCGCGAATTCGCCAGCTTCGCGCCACCCGCCGGAGGCGGACCTTTGCTCGATGCCGGCTGCGGCACCGGCAGCCTCGCCCTCGAACTGGCGCGGCGCTTTCCCGATCGCGCCGTCCATGGCGTCGACGTGGCGCAGCCCTACGTGGATTATGCCAACGCACGCGCAAGCGAAGGCCGGCCGATCTTCGCCAAGGCCAGCGCCACCGACCTGCCTTTCAGCGATGCGACATTCGCGGCGAGCTATGCACAGCTGGTGATCAATTTCATCCCGCAGCCACAGCAGGCACTCTCTGAGATGATCCGCGTCACCAAGCCTGGCGGCGCTGTCTCGGCAACGATCTGGGATTTTCGCGGTGGCCTTGTCTATCAACGTCTGTTCTGGGATGCGGCGTCAGGCGTCGATCCAGGCGCCGGCGCGGCGCGCGACAAACATTTCTCGACACCGCTCGCCAAACTCGATCCGCTGTTGGCGCTGTGGCGGCAGTCACCGCTGCGCGACGTGCGTTTTGCCTCCCTGCACACGCGCATGGATTACGCCAGCTTCGACGATTACTGGGAGCCCTTGACCGGCGGACAAGGACCCGTCGGCGTCTATATCGATGCTCTTGCTCCAGCCCTGCGCGACAATATCCGCGACCATGTGCGACAGGCCTATCTGGCCGGCGATCCCGATGGCCCGCGCTCCATGGTGGCGACGGCCTGGGCCGTTTCCGGGCTCAGGCCGCAAGATTGA
- a CDS encoding tripartite tricarboxylate transporter substrate binding protein has protein sequence MKKFCIGLTLAAATLVSASAMAQDWPARTVTILVPYPAGGVADAVARAVATQASTELKQSVVVENRTGASGRIALDQLIRAEPDGYTLALAVPALLSLLPITDPKYADLDKKYTPITIAVETYFGFAINPQKTQAKSFQDLMTSAKAKSGQLTYSSAGAGTSYHFWSEAILKEAGVSALHVPYRGEAPATTDLLAGIVDFTLVTGAGKGLADDGKIKILAVSAQNAWDIYPGAPSLNEVGVKQAVAAGWLGFMGPPGMSKALTAKVNAAFLSALKRPEVLNMLATQGYTVVASAPEAMPAAVVKEQVIFRDLLASGRVKLEQQ, from the coding sequence ATGAAGAAGTTTTGCATTGGCCTGACGCTGGCTGCCGCCACGCTCGTCAGCGCATCGGCGATGGCGCAGGATTGGCCCGCACGCACGGTGACCATTCTCGTGCCTTATCCGGCCGGCGGCGTCGCCGATGCGGTGGCCCGCGCCGTCGCGACCCAGGCGAGCACGGAACTCAAGCAATCCGTCGTCGTCGAAAATCGCACCGGGGCCAGCGGCCGCATCGCGCTCGATCAACTCATCCGCGCCGAGCCCGATGGCTATACGCTCGCCTTGGCTGTGCCGGCCCTGCTGTCGTTGCTGCCGATCACTGATCCGAAATATGCCGATCTCGACAAGAAATACACGCCGATCACCATTGCGGTCGAAACCTATTTCGGCTTCGCCATCAATCCGCAAAAGACCCAGGCGAAAAGCTTCCAGGATTTGATGACATCGGCGAAAGCCAAGTCTGGCCAGCTCACCTACAGTTCGGCCGGCGCCGGCACATCTTATCACTTCTGGTCCGAGGCGATTTTGAAGGAAGCAGGTGTCAGCGCGCTGCACGTACCTTATCGCGGCGAAGCACCGGCTACAACCGATCTTCTCGCTGGCATTGTTGACTTCACCCTCGTCACCGGCGCCGGTAAGGGGCTGGCCGACGACGGCAAGATCAAGATCCTCGCCGTGTCGGCGCAGAACGCCTGGGACATCTATCCCGGCGCGCCGAGCCTGAACGAGGTTGGCGTGAAGCAGGCGGTTGCCGCCGGCTGGCTCGGCTTCATGGGGCCTCCCGGCATGTCGAAGGCACTGACCGCGAAAGTCAATGCTGCTTTCCTGTCCGCTTTAAAACGGCCGGAAGTGCTCAATATGCTTGCAACGCAGGGCTATACGGTGGTCGCCAGCGCGCCCGAAGCCATGCCTGCGGCTGTCGTGAAGGAGCAGGTGATCTTTCGCGATCTCTTGGCGTCGGGCCGCGTGAAGCTCGAGCAGCAATAG
- a CDS encoding alpha/beta hydrolase, with the protein MKEQTCPDHLVAGSGATTVFLLHGGYGSKDYWKPEIETLVKAGYRVVAWDAPGYGISPLPQEFSIESLAAACVRLIDQVGSACNVVFGHSMGGLIAPKVYELAPQKVHGLILSATLSSLQQGGKDFAEDFLEKRLAPLTQHATLAAAATPLVKSMFAPTSSGPLADLIIEVAATTPTPTFRAAMYAIQAWDGLPVLKKIAVPTLCIAGRHDPVGKPEGMQQMASVIANAEFAVIEDAGHYAWAEQPQAFNDALLDFLKRRVG; encoded by the coding sequence ATGAAAGAGCAGACATGTCCCGATCATCTTGTTGCCGGTAGCGGTGCAACAACTGTATTCCTGCTGCATGGCGGCTATGGATCGAAGGACTATTGGAAGCCGGAGATCGAAACGCTGGTGAAGGCCGGCTACCGCGTCGTCGCTTGGGATGCGCCAGGTTATGGCATCTCGCCACTGCCGCAGGAGTTCAGCATCGAGAGCCTGGCGGCGGCTTGCGTGCGTCTCATCGATCAGGTCGGCAGCGCCTGCAATGTCGTGTTCGGCCATTCGATGGGCGGCTTGATCGCGCCGAAGGTCTATGAGCTTGCGCCGCAGAAAGTGCATGGCCTCATCCTCTCGGCCACTCTGTCGTCGTTGCAGCAGGGCGGTAAGGATTTCGCCGAGGACTTTCTGGAGAAGCGTCTTGCACCATTGACGCAACACGCGACCTTGGCCGCAGCCGCGACCCCGTTGGTGAAGTCGATGTTCGCGCCGACATCGTCGGGTCCATTAGCCGATCTCATCATCGAAGTGGCGGCAACCACGCCGACGCCGACCTTCCGCGCCGCCATGTATGCCATCCAGGCTTGGGACGGTCTGCCTGTCCTGAAAAAGATCGCCGTGCCGACGCTCTGCATCGCTGGCCGGCACGATCCGGTGGGCAAGCCGGAGGGCATGCAGCAAATGGCATCTGTGATTGCCAATGCCGAATTCGCGGTGATCGAAGATGCCGGCCATTACGCCTGGGCCGAGCAGCCGCAGGCGTTCAACGACGCTCTGCTCGATTTCTTGAAGCGCCGCGTCGGCTGA
- a CDS encoding alpha/beta hydrolase, with amino-acid sequence MTHLVLVPGVNNTRDTWNGVIAALPATITCHPQDCAALPSVEAIAADLLAQAPARFHLAGFSFGGYVALAMLEQAPERIEGLALICTSSFADTEQQKAARDAAAAAAERGDHMKLVEGPGAIALHPDAARDPQIAALRLRIARAYGEKRFIAHQYASKARDDRTALLAAAPIPRLLVAAEDDRVIPLETMGRMAEAVPQAQWMSVPRAGHLLPIEQPDVLARVLGTWIGSSQQQTQ; translated from the coding sequence ATGACCCATCTGGTTCTGGTTCCTGGGGTCAACAATACGCGTGACACTTGGAATGGCGTGATCGCCGCTTTACCGGCGACGATCACCTGCCATCCCCAGGATTGCGCCGCCTTGCCGAGCGTCGAGGCGATCGCGGCCGATCTTCTCGCCCAGGCGCCGGCGCGCTTTCATCTCGCGGGCTTCTCCTTCGGCGGCTATGTCGCGCTCGCCATGCTGGAACAGGCGCCCGAACGTATCGAGGGGCTGGCGCTGATCTGCACGTCGTCCTTCGCCGACACCGAACAGCAGAAGGCGGCCCGTGACGCAGCGGCGGCCGCGGCCGAACGCGGCGATCATATGAAGCTGGTGGAAGGACCTGGCGCCATCGCTCTGCATCCCGATGCGGCGCGTGATCCGCAGATCGCGGCGCTGCGTCTGCGCATCGCCCGGGCCTATGGCGAGAAACGCTTTATCGCCCATCAATATGCCAGCAAGGCGCGCGACGACCGCACGGCTCTGCTGGCCGCAGCGCCCATCCCACGCCTGTTGGTCGCGGCGGAGGATGATCGCGTCATTCCGCTCGAGACCATGGGGCGGATGGCGGAGGCGGTGCCGCAGGCGCAATGGATGTCGGTGCCGCGTGCCGGACATCTTCTGCCGATCGAGCAGCCAGACGTGTTGGCTCGTGTGCTCGGCACCTGGATCGGTTCATCGCAACAGCAAACGCAATAA